Genomic DNA from Paenibacillus donghaensis:
AATATCCAGAATAATCAGATCCGGCTGCTGCTGCTCGGCAATCTGCAGACCGCTCTCTGCCGTCTCCGCTTTGAGCAGCTGTACTGCGGGAAGATTTTTTCTGAAGATATGGTGCATCAATTCCATGTTCAGCGGGTTATCTTCAACATATAATACCGTCTGCTTGTGTTCTTCCATTCCTGCATTCCCCCTTAAAAACACCCCCATGCCGGATGCCTTGTTGCACCACAAAAAATAAAAAAACCGAAGAAAGGGTCTATCCCCCCTCTTCGGCTCATGTTCGGCTCACTGTCGTGTCCGACTCATTTCCACCTGCTTGTATTTAATTGGTAAACGTATATGCTATTACACTTGTGTCCTTATCCAGATCCCAATCGACATAAATATCAGACAGCTCCTTGCCCAGCATGGGTGCAATGGTTGTCGTATCCTGCAGATACCGCTTCTCCATCTTCCGTTTCGTGGTCTTGAGCGTATTCTCATACCCAAGGCCGATTAATTCCTTCTCCAGAGGGATCAGGATACCTTCACGCTTAATAATCAGAGTGCGCGGATTCTGCCACCAGGAATCGGTATGCACGGGCTCCTTCTGGACAAGCCGGCTCACTTCGTTGATCTGGGCATGAACCTCTTCCCGGCCCGCATAAAGATCGGGTGCCGTGCCCTCTGTCTTGATCAGAGCCACAATCATTCCCGAAGCGTTATGTATCCCCCAATCATAGAAAAGCTCGCCTACTTCAACTGCCATAGTGTTACTAAGATATGCTGATAATTCAGGCAGCAGCGATTTCATCATCAGCTCCCGTGTGTAACGAAAAGCCTGCTCCTCTTCCTTATTCAGAAGAAATGTCTCCACAGGTCCAATAAAGTTGCGGATATGAAGCGTTATACATTGTTCCCCTATTGAAGCATATATGGATTCAGGACCTTTCCCAAATCGTTCTCGCAGCAATCTTCCAGCGTAACTGGCAAGTTGGCTAGTAAGTTCAGTCGTACTCATCTAATTTCCTCCAGCATTCTATTCTTGTCTCTGTTGCCTGCTCTGGGGAGCCGCACCGTTCGCTGAAAAAACGGTTCGTTCACTTAGTATAATAGCAACGGCGAAGTTCGTACACACAAAAAAATCCCCAGACTTCTGGGAGCCGGATGCAGCAGCCCAAAGCCATAAGAACGTTAGACATTTCCTGGAGAGGAATATAGTTAACAGCTTCCCCTTGCCCAGACAGAATCATACCAGGGTGGCTGCCGGTCCGTGGAACCTGCAGGCCACCCTGGTATGAAGGGTCAATGGGTTTCTCCGCCAATATTTATTGCAGCTGCCACTCTGCTATCGGGAAATCACGTTTCGCCAGCTTTTCTTCCACAAGGAAAGTCTTGGTGCCTTCCAGCAGCTTCAGCCCCTCTTCCGTGAAGGCGGTATCCTTAATCTCGCTGATTGGGCTGACCTGCTCCGCGAGCTCAGGGGTTGTGTTGTTGATCTCGGCCAGAAACTGATAATACTCTGCTTCATGCTGCTTCAGATCTGCCAAGGCCTTCTGCCGGGCGTCATTCCACACCTTGGGAAAGTCCGGAAACTTACTCAAATAATCCTCTGAAACTACAGTTACGCTGGAGCCGAGCAATTCAGGATGTTTGCTGGCATCATCAAGGCTGGTATAGCCTTCCTGAATTTGGCTCAGAGCAAAGATTCCGCTATTGGTCATAGCATCAATATCCCCCCGGGCCAACGCAGCTGTACCATCGGGTCTGAGCATATGAACCAGCTTATAATCGGTCACCCCTTCCTCCTTCAGCAGTCCGACGATATAACGGTGCATGAACGAGCCCTTCTGAATGCCGATCGTTGCGCCTTGCAATTCTTTAAGGGTTGTCGGACCTCCCTTCCTGGCGATTACATACCCTACGTTATTGGTCATGGATTGGGTAATCAGGCGGGTCTTGGCACCGGAAGCATAAGCAATAATGGCCGGAGTATCTCCCAGGCTGCCGAAATCAAGCCGTCCGCTGATCAGGGACTCTGTCTGGTCCGGTCCATTGGGGAAGCCTGTCAGCTTCACTTCGTTGATCCCGTGCTTCTTCAGCTCCTCTTGGATGATTCCTTTATAGAAGCCCCAGCCCTCTGCTCCTCCGGGCACATTGAGCTTGTTCGAACCGATATAGCCATAATTCAGTACAGCCGGAACATTACTCTGCTCCTTAGAATTAGAACCCTCTGCTGCCGCAGTCTCAGGGTCCTGTGTTGCGGCATTGCTGCCGCAGGCCTGCAGCAGCAGCATAATCATAATAATACCTGTTGAAAGCAATGTGCGATAACCTGTGACCTGTCTCATTGTTGTCTCCCCTTCACCTGCAAATATGCGGTTATCTCATTCGTGACAGCTCAGAACCCGGCCCGGGCTGCCAGCTTCACCATATACTCATGGCTGGCTACAGGCTGCCTGCCCCGGCCCCAGCCTACCTTCTCCCTGTAGCCGCCAAGCAAACCTTCCCGTTGGATCTCTGCTTCAGTAATCCCGGTCAATCCCTCGGAATCCGGCGCTACATACAAGGCATCAGCCGGGCAATACAGCTCACACATGAAGCAGGTCTGGCAGTCGCTCTGCCTGGCAATCACCGGAATCCCGTTCTCTACGCGGTCATAGACGTTGGTTGGGCAGACGGATACACATTGATTGCATTCAATACACCTATCCGCACTGATGATCTCTATCACGATAGAACACCCTCCTTCACTACGCTCTCCGGCTTGACCCAGACCTGATCCAGGCCGCCGCTGATCAGTCGGTGATGCTGGCCTTCATCGGTTGCCTTGAAATCCTCCCGTTTATGCATGCCTCTGGTTTCGGTGCGGGCCAGCGCTGAGCTGTACATCCATCGGGCCGTGGCTGTCATTGCCTGCACTTCACGCGCTTTGACCCCTTCCATGGTGCGCTGGATTTCACGGCCGCGCTGGTCCTTCCACAGCCCTTCCAGCCGGCCCAGCGATGAGGTCAGCCCAGCCTCCGTACGGAACAGATTGATGTCGTAAGGCTTCACTTCAGCCTGTACAGCTTCCACATATTCCGCCGTTCTGGCAGCCGTCCCCGCCTTCACCTCCTGATGAACAAGCGGCGACGAGGATAGGCCGACCGGGCTGCGCAACGCGGCATGCCGGCCCAGAGTCTGCACATAGGAGGCCGCGCCTTCCCCGGCGAACGAGCCGGAGGACATCGCCCAAGCCGCATTATGGCTCCCTCCGCCTGTGAACCCGCCGCAGATCAGCTCGCGGGTTGCAGCATCCCCGGCTGCATACAGGCCAGGGATGCCGGTTCCGCAGCTCTCATCGGCGATACGAATGCCGCCCGTGCCGCGCACGGTTCCTTCCAGGCGCAGGGTAACGGGAAAGGCTTCCTTGAAGGGATCGATTCCCCTGCGGTCAAACGGGAGGAAGAAATTGGTCTGTGCCACCCGCAGCAGCGGCCTCAGATCCTCGGAAGCCCCATCCAGCTTGGCATATACCTGCCGACCGGCAAGCAGATTGCGGGCGATCACGGAGCGGCCTTTCTTCGAGCCTGCTCCTTCCACAACACTTCCATCCTCGTAATAGAAGCTGGCGTAGCTGTAATACGCCGTCTTGGTTACAGAAGAGAACGTCGGGCAGATTGCATAAGCATTGGAGAATTCCATCCCCGACAAGCTGGCTCCCGCTTCAGCGGCGAACAAATAGCCGTCGCCTGTAAGCACATTGCAGCCCAGGGCGTTGCTGAGGAAAGCGCAGCCGCCGGTGGCAATGACAACGGCCCTGCCTGTATCCTCCAGGTTTGACCGCTCTGGGTCTGCACACCGGCGGCTCCGGCCACGCCGTGTTCATCAGCCAGCAGCTCCAGCACAGGACTGTGGTCCAGAATGCGCACGCCCGCTTTCTTCACCAGCTTGCGCATCAGCCGCATATATTCTGGCCCCTGCAGACCTCTGCGGTACGGATTGCCCTCTTCATCCGCAGGGAATGGATAACCGGATACACCCAGCTTGTTCATATTCTCGTACGTGCGGTCCAGCACCCGGTCCATCCAGCGGTGTTCGGCAAGCTGGCCGCCCATCTCGAAACGGCTTGCTTTGGCTTGCTCCCGGAGCTCCTGGTCCGGCTGCACATACCATACGCCGGTTCCCGAAGGCGCAGTCGCTCCGCTGGAGCCGCAGTACCCTTTATCCACCAGAATCACCTTTGCTCCTCTGGCTGATGCCGCCAGAGCAGCCCATGTCCCTGCCGGCCCTCCGCCAATCACAAGTACATCTGCAATATAATCTGCCGCTCTTTGCTCTGCCCCATTACTCATATGTGGTTCCTCCCCCGATTCGTCAACCTTGATAGTTATCACGCCAGAACAGAAATCTGCGTTCTATAACGCGGAATAATGAATCAATCAGCTTGCCGACAATAGCAAAAATCAGTATCCCTGCAAACACGATCTCCGTATTGGAATTCTGTTTGCCTTCATTAATAAGGAAGCCTACCCCGGACTGCGAGCCGATCAATTCAGCGACAACAAGCCCTATCCAGGCTACAGCCAGAGACAGCCGCAGGCCGAGCAATATGCCGGGCAGTGCCGCAGGCAGGATCAGTCTGTGCAAGGTCTGATAGGAGTTGAAGCCAAGCACCCGGGCAACCTCAAACAGCTTATTGTCCACTCCGCGAATGCCCATGAACGTATGGATATACAGCGGGAAGAAAGCACCACTCATAATAATCACAATCTTGGAGACCTCGCCGAACCCAAACCAGAGAATGATGAGCGGTGCAATCGCCAGATGAGGCACAAGTCTAAGCACTTGAATGCTGGGGTCCAGCAGATACTCGACCTTGCGGAACAAGCCATTCAGCAGTCCCAGCACAAGGCCCAGACAGCCACCAAGCACAAAGCCGGCCCCCGCTCTGCCCAGGCTGACACCCAGGTGATGAATTAGTTCGCCGCTGGCAGCAAGCCCGGCCAATGCCCGAAAAATAGCCAACGGCGCGGGCAGAAACTGCGGCGAAATCCAGCCGAAGCTGCCTGCCAGCTGCCACAGGAATATTACGCCAACCGGGATTGCCGCTCCTGTGGCAAGGTTAGCCAGAATCCCGCTGCTGCTGTTTACAGGTTGCCTGACTGTTTTCACCCGCACAGCAGCCGTACCACTGTAGTCCTTGGCCTCCATGATTCCTTTGGAAGCCTTGATTAGGGCTTCTATCTGATCACTCATGCTGTTCCCTCCTTATTCGCCCGTTTATCCCTGATATTGATCCTGCCAGCGCAGCAGCCGTTGTTCTCCTAGCCGAATAATCGAATCACTGGCCAGGCCGGCAACGGCAAACACCATAATTCCTACGAAAACAACCGGAGTGTCGGCAAACTGGCGGGCGTCGGACATCATATACCCGATGCCGGAGGTTGAAGCAATCAGCTCGGCGACAACAAGCCCCAGCCAGGAAAGGCCCAGCGACAGGCGCACTCCCAATATAATGTTCGGCAGCGCTGCCGGAAGCACCAGCCGCAGCACCTGCTTCAGCCTGCTGAAGCCCAGTACGCGAGCCACCTCAAACAACTTATTGTCCACTCCGCGAATACCCATAAATGTATTAATGTAGAGCGGAAAAAAAGCACCCTTGGCGATCAGCAAAATCTTGGATTCCTCGCCGATGCCAAACCAAAGAATAAACAACGGCACCACGGCAAGGCTGGGCACCATCCGGATCATTTGCAGGGAAGGGTCCAGCAGCCGCTCCGATCTGCGAAATAGTCCTGTCAACAGTCCGAGGAACAGTCCGAGTCCTCCTCCAAGCAGGAAACCTGCAAATACCCTGCCTGCACTGATGCTGAAGTTATCCCATAGATCGCCTGAAGCGGATAATGTTATAAAGGATTGGGCAATCGTAAGGGGCGATGGAAACAGCATTTCCGAAATCATTCCATAATGGCTGAGGAGCTGCCATAGAATAACAACACTGCCCGGCAGCAGGAGCCCCAGGGCTGCCACTTTACCGGGTCGCCTGCCGGCGGTTGCCGCCAGTGATCGGGTTGTCATGGCTTCATCGACCTCCTTGTCTCTTATAGTAAATAATTCACATATGTTAAGTCGGATTATAGCCGGCAAAAATTTTAGATTCCCGCACCATCCGTCAGCTCCAGCTCATCCACCTTCTCAAATACATTCATCACCTTCAGCCGCAGCTCCTGAAAGGATATATTGGATTTCTTGCGCGGATAGGGCAGATCTATCGGCACAATGCTGCGAATCTTCCCGGGACGCGGCTCCAGAACCACTACCCGGCTGCCGAGAAATACAGCTTCATCAATATCATGGGTTACAAAAATCATCGTCGTCCGGTTCGCGCGCCAGATATCGAGCAGCACACTCTGCATATGGGCGCGGGTAAAGGCGTCCAGCGCTCCAAACGGCTCATCAAGCAGCAGCACCTTGGGATTGCGCAGCAACGCCCGCGCGATGGACACCCGCTGAGCCATTCCCCCCGACAGCTCGCGGGGATAGGATTTCTCGAAGCCGTTCAGTTTCACCAGGCTGATCAGCTCATCCACCTTCCGCCGGATTTCCGGCTTGCCAAGCGGCAGATCAGCAGCAATATTCTTCTCCACTGTAAGCCAGGGGAAGAGTCGGTGCTCCTGAAAGATAAATCCCTTATCCACACCCGGCCCGCCAATCTCGGCGCCTTCAAGCGTAACACTGCCTGTATATCCCAGATCCAGTCCAGCGATAATCCGCAGTAAAGTGCTTTTACCGCAGCCGCTGGGACCAATGACCGTAATCAGCTCACCCTCCTGAACCTGCAAATCCACATTATGCAGCGCGTGAACCGGTCCTGCAGCCGTCTCAAACTGTTTGTTCAGCCTGGCGATGGATAGTAATGCTGCTCCCATTTCAGCTCCTCCTTCTTGATGAGACAAACCTTCATTGCCGGTACACAAAAAAACAGAGGTATCCGCGGTTGTCTTCCGCGAACACCTCTGTTTGAACAGTCGGTCATATAATCCAAAGTAAAACCATTGGAATTTGTATATTTAAAATATCACCTATTCAGAAAGCTGTCAACACTATCTCACATGGATTTCGTCAATGTAATGATTCCAGCCTGCTGGTTCCAGGCTACATCCCACTGCAGAAGCTCAGCGATGAAACGCAGCGGCACCATTGTTCTGCCGTCCTCATTGATAAATACCTTGGCGCCTACGGACTTCTGTACTCCGTTGACTTCCATCACGTTTTTGCCAATCCAGAATTTCAGGGTGTCTCCGCCTGCCATTACCCACACGGAGCTGGTGGCATGGTCATATTTCACTTCCGCACCAATACCTTCACCCAGGTAACGCAGCGGGATATAAGTGGTTCCCATCATGTTCGAAGGTACAGTGTCCATCTTGGTTACTGTTCCATTAATGTGGAGGTCCATGCTGTTCAGCTTCATCCAGACCGTTGTCATGTCGGCAGGAGCAGCAGCTTCCTGGAATTTGTCGTTGAACTGGGCAACAATGGCTCCAGAAAGAGCTTTACCTACACCAAACATAGTTTTGTAGCCTTCACGGTTGGCGGTGTATGAACCGCTATAATTTCCGGCAGCATATTGATCAAAGGTAGCCTGCACCTGGCCTTCATGCACCTTCAGCGAAGCTTGCGCAGTCGCTGTAGGCAGATGCTCGGCAGTAGCTGTACCCAGGAACTTCCCGAGTTCCATACCGAAGCTGTCGATGCGGGCCAGAACGGCTGCTTTGGCAGCGGCATCGTTATTTTTGACTGCTGTTACATAGTCGCTTTGCGCTTTAATATGGTCGCCTACCCAAATCTGTTCAAAAGCATCTCCGCCCGCAGCACCGTAAACGGATGTCACTGCAGCTTTGAAATCGGCGGTATTGCCGGCCTCTGCATTAATCAGGGCCATGTAATCGGCTTTGCCGTCGAATTGCTTCTGCATTTCCAGTGCCGAGAGTGCAAAATGCTCAGCTGCTACACCGTTCAGTGCCGACCGCAGATCTCCGGCCTTGGTGTCTGCTTTGGTATTCTCGAATTTCTCCGGCATTTGAGTCACAATCGCGGTGGACAACACTTTGCTGATGGTGAACATTTCCTTGTAGCCTTCACGGTAGGTCTTGTAGGCAGCGGCATAATCTCCGGCTACATAAGCTTCAAAGGTGTCCTGCACGTGGTCTTCGTGGCTGCGCAGCGCTTGCTCGGCGGCCGTCTTAGGCAGATTGCCTTCGGTTGCTGTGCTCAGGAAGGCGGCAAACTCAGTAACAAAACCCTGTACTTCCTGTTCTGCTTGTTGAATAGCTGCGGCATCCTTCGACTTCGTCGCTTTCACCAGCTCATCGGTGTATTTGTTATGTTCACGGAAGATCCGTTCAAATTCGGCTCCGCCTGCCTTGCCGTACAGCGATTCAATCGCCGGCTGCATGTCCAGCGCGTTCTGGTCCAGAGCCCAGTATGCAGCAGCGGCATCCTGTGAGCCATCGTAGGCTTTCGTCATTGCTGCAACCGCCAGGACAAAGTGCTCGGAGAGCAGATGATCCAGCGCAGCTCTAAGTTCAACGGCCGGCGTATCCACCTTGGCGATCGACTGTACCGTAGCTGCGTTCGCCATCGTAGGCAGAAGCAGTGTCAGACTCAACATTGGAGCAAGTAATTTTCTCATTTTAAACATGTTACATTCCTCCTCATGGATTGGGTTTGTGAAGCACTGCCCAGGTGATCTTCTGTTGTTGCTTACATGGATGAAACGCAGGGATGGGGGATTTGGATCACTGTTGTTGTAAAAAAAGTTTCAAACCTATCGATCCCACCCAAACCCTCCCTTCCAAGGGAGGGCCCCAGAGGGCTGCACCCTCTGGACTCCCGCAAGTTTGGCGAATGAGATTGGCGGTACTGTGATTAGGAGGCTGGGATGTAGGACCGCTTATCCCTGCGGGACCGCTTGGACGCCGCTGGGGCTGGCCGCTTTCCCTTACGGGATACACGGCAGGGGGTTAAGGGCGAAAGCGTAAGGGCGGGCTGTTCCTTCGGAATGCGCAAGATCCTAAGGGCAAGAGCAGGCTGTTCCTTCGGAATGCGCAAGATCCTAAGGGCAAGAGCAGGCTGTTCCTTCGGAATGCGCAAGATCCTAAGGGCAAGGGCGGGCTGTTCCTTCGGAATGCGCAAGATCCTAAGGGCAAGAGCAGGCTGTTCCTTCGGAATGCGCAAGACCCTAAGGGCAAGAGCAGGCTGTTCCTTCGCAATGCGCGAGACCCTAAGGGCAAGGGCGGGCTGTTCCTTCGCAATGCGCAAGACCCTATACAACAAAAAAACTGCCTCTCCACAGATTTCTCTGCGAACAAGACAGTTTAGCTAAAGGGTGCAATCAGAAGATGAGCAGCCAGAGGTACAGTCCAAGCAAGGTGAAGAACAGCGTGGGCACTGTAAGGATAATACCCGTTCTAAAGTAAGTTCCCCAGGAGATCTTCACGCCTTTGCCTGAGAGCACATGCAGCCACAGCAAGGTCGCCAGCGAGCCGATTGGGGTGATCTTCGGCCCCAGGTCCGAGCCAATGACATTGGCGTAGATCAGCGCTTCCTTCACAGGAGCGGTAACCGTGGTAGTGTCAATCGCCAGCGCATTGATCAGCACCGTGGGCAGATTGTTCATTAGAGAGGACAGCAGGGCCGCGAGAAATCCCATCGCCAGCGTGGCGGCCAGCACGCCATGTTCAGCAGCATCCTGAATGATGGTGCCCAGCAATCTGGTTAAGCCCGCATTGCGAAGCCCATACACCACCACATACATTCCCACAGAGAAAAAAACAATCGCCCAAGGCGCACTCTTGACGACCCGCTTCACAGGGACGGCTGGACTTCGGCTGGCCATAATCAGGAATACCAATGCCACGATTCCGGCAATTGCCGAGACCGGGATATGCAGCAGACCGCCGAACAAGTAGCCAGCCAGCAGAGCAGCAAGCACAAACCAGGAGAGGGTAAACATCCGTTTATCCTTGATCGCCTCCGCGGGCAGCTTCAGTTCCTCGCTGTCGAAATGTTTCGGAATGCTGCTTCGGAAAAAGAAATACAGCACCCCCGTGCTTGCGGCCAGCGAGAACAGATTCGGCACAACCATATGAGCGGCGTATTCCATAAAGGAAATACCGAAGAAATCGGCTGAGACAATATTGACGAGATTGCTGACCACCAATGGCAATGAGGTCGTATCGGCGATGAACCCGCTGGCGATCACGAACGGAAACACCTTGCGCTCATCGAAATTCAGCGCCCGCACCATTGCCAGCACAATCGGCGTCAGGATCAGCGCCCCGCCGTCATTGGTGAACAGCGCCGTAACGATGGCCCCGAATACGGTCACATACAGGAACATCCGCACGCCGCTGCCCCTTGCCGCCGCAGCCATATGAAGAGCCGCCCACTCAAAGAAGCCGATGCTGTCCAGAACCAGGGAGATTAGAATAATGGCTACGAACGCCAGTGTGGCATTCCAGACGATTCCCGTTACATCTACTACATCACTGAAGCTGACCACCCCGGCCGCCAAGGCCAGAATCGCCCCTCCGCAAGCGGAATATCCAATCGACAGCCCCTTAGGCTGCCAGATCACAAGCGTTATGGTTATTACAAATATCAAACAGGCCAACACGACAGACACCGCTGCTTCACTCTCCCATTCTACTCCGCGCAAACATTTCCTCTTATCATAAGACAATACATCGGTTTAATCATCATAATTTATAGCTCATACTAACATTCAACGTCTAGCAGTCCGTTTCATAAGTTCCTTCTCCGTTTCCCCAGTTTCCAAGACCAAAGCTTATGGACGAAGGGTCAAGATGCTCACCCGGAGAGATATTCCTGCAAAAATACAGGAATTTCCTCTTCTCTTCTCCTTGTTCGCTGAATTCTTGTAAAAGTGCAGGTTTTCCGGCAGTTGGTTCATCGAAACAGCGCTGGAGGTGTAAATTCCTGCACTTTTGCAGGCTTTCGGTCCCGAAGACCGTTTTCGCACGAAAAAAACGGTATGATTGCAGGCATTTTGGGCAGTAGGTGACTATATATGGCCCGCTGAGCTTGAAGCTAGCGGCCCTGCGCTGCTTCAGTGGTCGTCCTTCCTCATTGCGGGTTCCAAACGTTACACTACACCCTGCTTTACAGATCAGGGGCATGCCCGGGTAAGGACTTCTGAAACGCTGTACTAGTAGCTTCTAAGAATTCCTACGCAGTCCTTACGCTTACTTTAAGTAAGAGATTGTGGTATAATGCTCACAATCGTCAATTTATCGGACTGGCTGTATGCCAACCAAGAAATAATTTGAATACAAGGGGCTTGTGAAGATGAATAATGAATTGCCGAAGAAGCCTGCGGGCGGCTTTGAGTTTGGAATCTATACGCTGGGGGATATCGTGCAGGACTGTCACACCGGACAGACAATCTCTCCGCGGCAGCGGCTGGAGGAAGTGATCTTAGCCGCCAAGCTTGCCGACGAGGCCGGACTGGATGTGTTCGGGGTCGGTGAGCATCACCGGCTTGATTTCGTGATCTCTTCTGTGCCGGTGGTGCTTGCGGCCATCGCGCGCGAGACGCGGCGGATCAAGCTGACCAGCGCCACTACCGTTCTGAGCACGATTGATCCGGTACGGGTGTTCGAGGACTTCGCCACGCTGGATCTGCTGTCGGACGGACGGGCCGAGATCATTGCCGGACGGGGCGCCTTCGTGGAATCCTTCCCCCTGTTCGGCTATGAGATCGATGACTACCACCGGCTATTCGCCGAGAATATCGACCTGCTGCTGGAGCTGAACCGCAATGAGGTGATGAATTGGAGCGGAGCGTTCCGCTCCCCGCTGAAGAACGCCGAGATTGCTCCGCGTCCGCTTCAGCAGCGGCTGCCGCTCTGGGTCGGCATAGGCGGCTCCCCGGAGAGCGCGGAGAAAGCCGGTACGCTCGGAACCGGCATGGCCATTGCCATCCTCAGCGGCGACCCGAAGCCGCTCCAGCCGCTAGCGGAGATCTACCGCACCGCCGGCCGCAAGGCAGGGCACTCGCCGGAAGCGCTGAAGATTGCCATTACCAGCCATGGCTACATTGCCCAAACCTCACAGCAGGCGCTGGATGAATATTATCCTTACTATTATAGCTACCGCAATTCGATCAGCCCTACCTCCGGGACACAGTACCGGGTATCACGCAGCGAATTCGGACAACAGGTTGCGCATGACAATACCCTTGCTGTCGGCAGCCCGCAGCAGATCATTGAGAAGATCCTCTACCAGCATGAGCTGTTCGGGCACAGCCGCTTCATGACCCAGCTGGATATTGGCGGTCTGCCCTTCGCCAAGGTTGCTGCGGCAATTGAACTGCTCGCCACCGAGGTGGCCCCGGTCGTCCGGCGTGAAATTGCCGCCAAGACCAGAATTATGGCGCCCTGAACCTGCCAGAAGCCACACATCCATAACCGGAAGCGGGGATATGACATGATGAGAAAACTAACAGGAATCGCAACGCTTGCCGCATGTTTATTGGGCTGGAGCGGACCTTCGCCGGACAAGGCGTCGGCCGCCGGAAGTTATACGGCCAAGGTGTACGCGGATTCGTTGACCGTGCGCAGCGAGCCGGCCAAAGACGCGGCAGTTAAAGGCTCGGTCAAGAACGGTTCGCTGGTCACGGTAAGTGATGAGCAGCATGGCTGGATGAAGGTGCAGGCCGGCAAGACCTCCGGCTGGGTAGCCGGATATTATCTCAAGAAAGTCAGCGGCTCTGCACAAGCTTCCCCGGCCACGGCCACGACCACAACTAAAGCGACAACCACGGCGGCTACAGTTAAAACCTCCGGGGGAACCAAGGTCTCGGTAGCCGCCGATTCCCTGCGGATTCGCAGCGGTCCCGGGACCGGCTACGAGGTCTTGGGCTCGCTGAGAGCAGGCGATTCCGTAACTCCGCTCGCCCGCGAGAATGGCTGGGTGCGGATCAGCACAGCAGGCGGGCAGCAGGGCTGGGTGGCCGGGCAATATTTGAGCAGCAGCGGCACTTCTGCAGTCCAGACAGTCTCTGCGGCTGTACCCGCCGCCTCCACAGGCAGCCTGCGCGGCAAGCTGATTGTGGTCGACCCCGGCCACGGCGGCAGCGATCCGGGCATGATCGGCACGACTTACAATACGATGGAGAAGGACTTGAACCTGCAGACCGCGCTGTATGTCCGCGATTACTTGCGGGACGCAGGCGCGCGGGTCGAGCTGACCCGCACCAGCGACCAGAAGCCCACGCTCTCGCGGCGGGCGGGACTCAGCGCGGCGCTGGGGGCGGACGCTTTTGTGAGCATCCATTACAATTCTTCGCCCAAAAAGGTATCCGGGACCCTGACCTTCTATTATTCAGAAGCTGATGACCTGAGACTGGCCCGCGCGCTGGAAACCCGGCTTGGCCAGGGCATCGGTCTGAAGAGTAACGGAATATCCTTCGGCGACTATCACATTCTGCGGAATAACGGGGCACCAGCAGCGCTGGTAGAGCTTGGGTTTCTGTCTAATCCTACAGACGAGTCCACGGTCCGCACCTCCTCCTATCAGAAAAAAGCGGCCCGGGCCATCGCAAACGGAATGGCTGATTATTTCCGGCGTTAGGCCTCAGGTTCATCATCACGGCATTCTTATTTAGTAACCTATGGCATCTTGATCGGGCACCCGGATCAAGATGCCATTACTTTTTTGAAACTTCTTAAGCGCAGAATTTGGGATATACTAGCCAGAGAGAAAGCTCAAAAGGAGATTATACTGATGCGTTTATATAAACCATGGACTACCCTG
This window encodes:
- a CDS encoding Na-translocating system protein MpsC family protein, with translation MSTTELTSQLASYAGRLLRERFGKGPESIYASIGEQCITLHIRNFIGPVETFLLNKEEEQAFRYTRELMMKSLLPELSAYLSNTMAVEVGELFYDWGIHNASGMIVALIKTEGTAPDLYAGREEVHAQINEVSRLVQKEPVHTDSWWQNPRTLIIKREGILIPLEKELIGLGYENTLKTTKRKMEKRYLQDTTTIAPMLGKELSDIYVDWDLDKDTSVIAYTFTN
- a CDS encoding ABC transporter substrate-binding protein is translated as MRQVTGYRTLLSTGIIMIMLLLQACGSNAATQDPETAAAEGSNSKEQSNVPAVLNYGYIGSNKLNVPGGAEGWGFYKGIIQEELKKHGINEVKLTGFPNGPDQTESLISGRLDFGSLGDTPAIIAYASGAKTRLITQSMTNNVGYVIARKGGPTTLKELQGATIGIQKGSFMHRYIVGLLKEEGVTDYKLVHMLRPDGTAALARGDIDAMTNSGIFALSQIQEGYTSLDDASKHPELLGSSVTVVSEDYLSKFPDFPKVWNDARQKALADLKQHEAEYYQFLAEINNTTPELAEQVSPISEIKDTAFTEEGLKLLEGTKTFLVEEKLAKRDFPIAEWQLQ
- a CDS encoding 4Fe-4S dicluster domain-containing protein — translated: MIEIISADRCIECNQCVSVCPTNVYDRVENGIPVIARQSDCQTCFMCELYCPADALYVAPDSEGLTGITEAEIQREGLLGGYREKVGWGRGRQPVASHEYMVKLAARAGF
- a CDS encoding ABC transporter permease gives rise to the protein MSDQIEALIKASKGIMEAKDYSGTAAVRVKTVRQPVNSSSGILANLATGAAIPVGVIFLWQLAGSFGWISPQFLPAPLAIFRALAGLAASGELIHHLGVSLGRAGAGFVLGGCLGLVLGLLNGLFRKVEYLLDPSIQVLRLVPHLAIAPLIILWFGFGEVSKIVIIMSGAFFPLYIHTFMGIRGVDNKLFEVARVLGFNSYQTLHRLILPAALPGILLGLRLSLAVAWIGLVVAELIGSQSGVGFLINEGKQNSNTEIVFAGILIFAIVGKLIDSLFRVIERRFLFWRDNYQG
- a CDS encoding ABC transporter permease; protein product: MTTRSLAATAGRRPGKVAALGLLLPGSVVILWQLLSHYGMISEMLFPSPLTIAQSFITLSASGDLWDNFSISAGRVFAGFLLGGGLGLFLGLLTGLFRRSERLLDPSLQMIRMVPSLAVVPLFILWFGIGEESKILLIAKGAFFPLYINTFMGIRGVDNKLFEVARVLGFSRLKQVLRLVLPAALPNIILGVRLSLGLSWLGLVVAELIASTSGIGYMMSDARQFADTPVVFVGIMVFAVAGLASDSIIRLGEQRLLRWQDQYQG
- a CDS encoding ABC transporter ATP-binding protein — its product is MGAALLSIARLNKQFETAAGPVHALHNVDLQVQEGELITVIGPSGCGKSTLLRIIAGLDLGYTGSVTLEGAEIGGPGVDKGFIFQEHRLFPWLTVEKNIAADLPLGKPEIRRKVDELISLVKLNGFEKSYPRELSGGMAQRVSIARALLRNPKVLLLDEPFGALDAFTRAHMQSVLLDIWRANRTTMIFVTHDIDEAVFLGSRVVVLEPRPGKIRSIVPIDLPYPRKKSNISFQELRLKVMNVFEKVDELELTDGAGI